The genomic segment CAGACACCTTCTGCACAGGAGGCCGCCATGTTAACCGAGCTTGATGCCGCACTCTCGTCGGAAAAACGCTATGATGAATCCGACACCACTCCCGAAGACGACAATAAACAGGCAGAAACATCCATGGAGCCGGCGTATAAGATTCTGATTGCTGACGACCACCCCCTGTTCCGGGAAGCGATCAGCAGTGTGATCGCCTCAGGATTCCAGCGCAGTGAGATTATCGAAACCGATGATCTGGACAGCGCTCTGGAAATCACCCGCGAAAACGACGACCTCGACCTCATCCTGCTGGATCTGAACATGCCAGGTATGCACGGCCTGAACGGCCTGATCACCCTGCGCAACGAGGCGCCGACCATCCCGGTGGTGATCGTTTCCGCCGAGGAAGACAAACAGGTGGTTCTGCAGGCGATCACTTACGGCGCGGTGGGTTTCATCACCAAATCCTCGCCCCGGGCCCAGATGACCGAAGCCATCCAGCAGATCCTGAATGGCAACGTATACCTGCCCTCCGATATCATTCGCACCGGCAAGGAAAGTAACAGCCGCAGAGCCCGGCACGAGGACAACCCCATTTCCCCGGAACTGCTCAACTCCCTGACCCGTCGCCAGTTACTTGTGCTGGAAAGAATGTCCAAAGGCGAGTCCAACAAGCAGATCGCCTACAACCTGAACATTGCAGAAACCACCGTAAAAGCCCACGTTTCGGCCATTCTGAGGAAACTCGGTGTGCACAACCGGGTGCAGGCCATTCTGTCGGCCAGTGATGTGGATTTCAGCCAGTACCTGAAGCGTTGACCAGTCTTGAGGGGCTCAGCCCCTCAAGACATGATTGAGCACCGATCTTAATTTCAGCGGCTTGACCGGCTTGTTCATCAGCAAATACCCCAGCTCGCGGATGTGCTGTTTCAGCTCGTTGGTGTAATTGGCCGTGATCATCAATACCGGCGCCGGCTGACTGCGCCGGCCATTGATCTGGGCAACCGCATCCACACCGTTCTCATCGTTATCCAGATGGTAATCCGCCAGGATCAGGTCCACCGGTGCACTGGCGATATCCACTTTGGCGTCCAGATCAGGCACAGAGACGGCGGTCACCACCCTGCAATCCCAACCCTCCAGCAGGGTTTTCATCCCCTCACAGATGGCCAGATCGTTGTCGATAACCCACACCCTGGCG from the Marinobacter sp. LQ44 genome contains:
- a CDS encoding response regulator transcription factor encodes the protein MEPAYKILIADDHPLFREAISSVIASGFQRSEIIETDDLDSALEITRENDDLDLILLDLNMPGMHGLNGLITLRNEAPTIPVVIVSAEEDKQVVLQAITYGAVGFITKSSPRAQMTEAIQQILNGNVYLPSDIIRTGKESNSRRARHEDNPISPELLNSLTRRQLLVLERMSKGESNKQIAYNLNIAETTVKAHVSAILRKLGVHNRVQAILSASDVDFSQYLKR